Proteins from one Oncorhynchus masou masou isolate Uvic2021 chromosome 12, UVic_Omas_1.1, whole genome shotgun sequence genomic window:
- the LOC135549290 gene encoding uncharacterized protein LOC135549290 produces MAILLNVFQTELQMNQVSSSPRPWPLPQLPAPSSANYPSSAPSPFLSQLPFLSPQPLPQPITLPQPPAPSSANYPSSDHGPFLRPCPLPQPQASSSVPGPFLSPWPLPQSLAPSSAPGLFLSPWPLPQTMALTQTMSPSSAPGLFLRTWPLPQTMAPSSVPGPFLRPWPLPQTMSPSSAPGPFLRPWPLPQTMSPSSVPGPFLRPWPLPQTMAPSSAPGPGPILRPCPLPQTMSPSSAPGPFLSPWPLPQPQALSSVPGPFLRPWPLPQPPAPSSDHVPFLRPCPLPRLQARSSVLGPFLSPRPLPQSLAPSSDHGPYSDHVPFLSPRPLPQNMAPSSDHGPFLSPWPLPQTMAPSSDHGPFLRPCPLPQPQASSSVPGPFLRPCPLPQPQASSSDHGPFLRPCPLPQPQASSSDHVPFLSPWPLPQSLAPSSAPGPFLSPRPLPQFLAPSSDHGPFLRPCPLPQSLAPSSDHGPFLRPWPLPQPLAPSSDHVPFLRPCPLPRPQAPSSVLGPFLSPRPFPQSLAPSSVPGPFLRPWPLPQTMSPSSAPGLFLSPWPLPQSLAPSSVPGPFLSPWPLPQALAPSSDHVPFLSPRPLPQSLAPSSDHGPFLRPCPLPQSLAPSSDHGPFLRPWPLPQPPAPSSDHVPFLRPCPLPRPQAPSSVLGPFLSPRPFPQSLAPSSVPGPFLSPWPLPQTISPSSAPGLFLSPWPLPQSLAPSSVPGPFLSPRPLPQSLAPSSDHGPFLRPCPLPQPQASSSDHGPFLRPWPLPQTMAPSSAPGPFLSPWPLPQALAPSSDHVPFLSPRPLPQSLAPSSDHGPYSDHVPFLSPRPLPQTMAPSSDHGPFRSPWPLPQTMAPSSDHSPRPLPQSLAPSSDHSPRPLPQSLAPSLDHVPFLSPRPLPQTMAPSSDHVPFFSPRPLPQTMSPSSVPGPFLSPWPLPQPQAPSSAPGPFLSPRPLPQSLAPSSDHGPFLRPCPLPQSLAPSSDHGPFLRPWPLPQPQAPSSDHVPFLRPCPLPWPQAPSSVLGPFLSPRPFPQSLAPSSVPGPFLSPWPLPQQTHSVLMK; encoded by the exons ATGGCCATCTTGCTTAACGTGTTTCAAACAGAGCTCCAGATGAATCAGG TCTCCTCCAGCCCCAGACCATGGCCCCTTCCTCAGCTCCCAGCCCCTTCCTCAGCCAATTACCCTTCCTCAGCCCCCAGCCCCTTCCTCAGCCAATTACCCTTCCTCAGCCCCCAGCCCCTTCCTCAGCCAATTACCCTTCCTCAGCCCCCAGCCCCTTCCTCAGCCAATTACCCTTCCTCAGACCATGGCCCTTTCCTCAGACCATGTCCCCTTcctcagccccaggcctcttCCTCAGTCCCTGGCCCCTTCCTCAGTCCCTGGCCCCTTCCTCAGTCCCTGGCCCCTTcctcagccccaggcctcttCCTCAGTCCCTGGCCCCTTCCTCAGACCATGGCCCTTACTCAGACCATGTCCCCTTcctcagccccaggcctcttCCTCAGAACATGGCCCCTTCCTCAGACCATGGCCCCTTCCTCAGTCCCTGGCCCGTTCCTCAGACCATGGCCCCTTCCTCAGACCATGTCCCCTTCCTCAGCCCCAGGCCCCTTCCTCAGACCATGGCCCCTTCCTCAGACCATGTCCCCTTCCTCAGTCCCTGGCCCCTTCCTCAGACCATGGCCCCTTCCTCAGACCATGGCCCCTTCCTCAGCCCCCGGCCCCGGCCCCATCCTCAGACCATGTCCCCTTCCTCAGACCATGTCCCCTTCCTCGGCCCCAGGCCCCTTCCTCAGTCCTTGGCCCCTTCCTCAGCCCCAGGCCCTTTCCTCAGTCCCTGGCCCCTTCCTCAGACCATGGCCCCTTCCTCAGCCCCCGGCCCCTTCCTCAGACCATGTCCCCTTCCTCAGACCATGTCCCCTTCCTCGGCTCCAGGCCCGTTCCTCAGTCCTTGGCCCCTTcctcagccccaggcctcttCCTCAGTCCCTGGCCCCTTCCTCAGACCATGGCCCTTACTCAGACCATGTCCCCTTcctcagccccaggcctcttCCTCAGAACATGGCCCCTTCCTCAGACCATGGCCCCTTCCTCAGCCCCTGGCCCCTTCCTCAGACCATGGCCCCTTCCTCAGACCATGGCCCCTTCCTCAGACCATGTCCCCTTcctcagccccaggcctcttCCTCAGTCCCTGGCCCCTTCCTTAGACCATGTCCCCTTcctcagccccaggcctcttCCTCAGACCATGGCCCCTTCCTCAGACCATGTCCCCTTcctcagccccaggcctcttCCTCAGACCATGTCCCCTTCCTCAGTCCCTGGCCCCTTCCTCAGTCTCTGGCCCCTTCCTCAGCCCCAGGCCCCTTCCTCAGCCCCAGGCCCCTTCCTCAGTTCCTGGCCCCTTCCTCAGACCATGGCCCCTTCCTCAGACCATGTCCCCTTCCTCAGTCCCTGGCCCCTTCCTCAGACCATGGCCCCTTCCTCAGACCATGGCCCCTTCCTCAGCCCCTGGCCCCTTCCTCAGACCATGTCCCCTTCCTCAGACCATGTCCCCTTCCTCGGCCCCAGGCCCCTTCCTCAGTCCTTGGCCCCTTCCTCAGCCCCAGGCCCTTTCCTCAGTCCCTGGCCCCTTCCTCAGTCCCTGGCCCCTTCCTCAGGCCCTGGCCCCTTCCTCAGACCATGTCCCCTTcctcagccccaggcctcttCCTCAGTCCCTGGCCCCTTCCTCAGTCCCTGGCCCCTTCCTCAGTCCCTGGCCCCTTCCTCAGTCCCTGGCCCCTTCCTCAGGCCCTGGCCCCTTCCTCAGACCATGTCCCCTTCCTCAGCCCCAGGCCCCTTCCTCAGTCCCTGGCCCCTTCCTCAGACCATGGCCCCTTCCTCAGACCATGTCCCCTTCCTCAGTCCCTGGCCCCTTCCTCAGACCATGGCCCCTTCCTCAGACCATGGCCCCTTCCTCAGCCCCCGGCCCCTTCCTCAGACCATGTCCCCTTCCTCAGACCATGTCCCCTTCCTCGGCCCCAGGCCCCTTCCTCAGTCCTTGGCCCCTTCCTCAGCCCCAGGCCCTTTCCTCAGTCCCTGGCCCCTTCCTCAGTCCCTGGCCCCTTCCTCAGTCCCTGGCCCCTTCCTCAGACCATTTCCCCTTcctcagccccaggcctcttCCTCAGTCCCTGGCCCCTTCCTCAGTCCCTGGCCCCTTCCTCAGTCCCTGGCCCCTTcctcagccccaggcctcttCCTCAGTCCCTGGCCCCTTCCTCAGACCATGGCCCCTTCCTCAGACCATGTCCCCTTcctcagccccaggcctcttCCTCAGACCATGGCCCCTTCCTCAGACCATGGCCCCTTCCTCAGACCATGGCCCCTTCCTCAGCCCCTGGCCCCTTCCTCAGTCCCTGGCCCCTTCCTCAGGCCCTGGCCCCTTCCTCAGACCATGTCCCCTTcctcagccccaggcctcttCCTCAGTCCCTGGCCCCTTCCTCAGACCATGGCCCTTACTCAGACCATGTCCCCTTcctcagccccaggcctcttCCTCAGACCATGGCCCCTTCCTCAGACCATGGCCCCTTCCGCAGCCCCTGGCCCCTTCCTCAGACCATGGCCCCTTCCTCAGACCATAGCCCCAGGCCTCTTCCTCAGTCCCTGGCCCCTTCCTCAGACCATAGCCCCAGGCCTCTTCCTCAGTCCCTGGCCCCTTCCTTAGACCATGTCCCCTTcctcagccccaggcctcttCCTCAGACCATGGCCCCTTCCTCAGACCATGTCCCCTTCTTCAGCCCCAGGCCTCTTCCTCAGACCATGTCCCCTTCCTCAGTCCCTGGCCCCTTCCTCAGTCCCTGGCCCCTTCCTCAGCCCCAGGCCCCTTCCTCAGCCCCAGGCCCCTTCCTCAGCCCCAGGCCCCTTCCTCAGTCCCTGGCCCCTTCCTCAGACCATGGCCCCTTCCTCAGACCATGTCCCCTTCCTCAGTCCCTGGCCCCTTCCTCAGACCATGGCCCCTTCCTCAGACCATGGCCCCTTCCTCAGCCCCAGGCCCCTTCCTCAGACCATGTCCCCTTCCTCAGACCATGTCCCCTTCCTTGGCCCCAGGCCCCTTCCTCAGTCCTTGGCCCCTTCCTCAGCCCCAGGCCCTTTCCTCAGTCCCTGGCCCCTTCATCAGTCCCTGGCCCCTTCCTCAGCCCCTGGCCCCTTCCTCAGCAAACACACAGTGTTTTGATGAAATAA